A genomic segment from Desulfonatronum lacustre DSM 10312 encodes:
- a CDS encoding bile acid:sodium symporter codes for MIPFLKKHWFFVGMAVVSALAFVVPGLGVFVKEHQILNYAIFLTFLITGFSLDTRTILEQIKNVRVLMASLISALILIPVLTAVLASMFFGSNVDFIIGSIIIAAAPVTVASGTVMTAMALGNVPLSLFICVLCNFFSLLTIPLVLNAILGFMGDFLHLEEAVSLPVRQILITLSSIVLLPTVLGQFLRPWIKDHVAPYKKVFSIFSQSVVLLIIFNAVSSSVGVIGAVGLGFIGLFGFMIVLHMLILILNYAISKGIRLDRPSTSAFTIHTSQKTLTISYLVWAGYFAHAFPLAMVPGIAYHLVQMVMDVFVADWFRKRAELQQ; via the coding sequence ATGATCCCCTTCCTCAAAAAACATTGGTTCTTCGTCGGCATGGCCGTGGTTTCGGCCCTGGCCTTCGTGGTTCCCGGCCTGGGCGTGTTCGTCAAGGAACATCAGATCCTCAATTACGCCATTTTTCTGACTTTCCTGATCACCGGATTCAGCCTGGATACGCGTACCATCCTGGAACAGATCAAGAACGTTCGAGTGCTCATGGCCTCCTTGATTTCGGCCCTGATCCTGATCCCCGTGCTCACGGCCGTGCTGGCCTCGATGTTTTTCGGCAGCAACGTCGACTTCATCATCGGGTCGATCATCATCGCCGCGGCCCCGGTGACCGTGGCCTCGGGCACGGTGATGACGGCCATGGCCCTGGGCAACGTCCCCCTGAGCCTGTTCATCTGCGTTCTGTGCAACTTCTTCTCCCTGCTGACCATCCCGCTGGTGCTCAACGCCATTCTGGGATTCATGGGCGACTTTCTCCACTTGGAGGAAGCCGTGTCCCTGCCGGTGCGGCAGATTTTGATCACCCTGAGCAGCATCGTGCTCCTGCCCACGGTGCTCGGCCAATTTCTGCGACCGTGGATCAAAGATCACGTCGCGCCCTACAAAAAGGTGTTTTCGATTTTCTCCCAATCCGTGGTCCTGTTGATCATCTTCAACGCCGTATCCAGTTCCGTGGGCGTGATCGGCGCGGTGGGCCTGGGCTTCATCGGTTTGTTCGGGTTCATGATCGTCCTGCACATGCTCATTCTCATCCTGAACTACGCCATTTCCAAAGGCATCCGCCTGGACCGGCCCTCCACCTCGGCCTTTACCATCCATACCTCTCAGAAGACCCTGACCATTTCCTACCTGGTCTGGGCCGGCTACTTTGCCCACGCCTTTCCCCTGGCCATGGTCCCGGGCATCGCCTACCATCTTGTGCAAATGGTCATGGACGTCTTTGTCGCGGACTGGTTCCGGAAGCGGGCCGAACTGCAACAGTGA
- a CDS encoding diguanylate cyclase domain-containing protein: MFIKTPDTSESNIRLERQDLISLEPELRQAMAGFLSFSSYGLYFPAHPPQDMLVADDQGQRLVPVYHPQEKKALLPLHRHGELLGIFVARNVPGRVTKNTLHLWSCLCHQIMDNLLLHKKTQVDPLTGLANAACLEQNLNREIRLVHRGLWPDTPGSLEDGFSEFSASVGLICLDVDGFSRINERWGYQFGDLVLQDLARLVVRMAPEQAICARLREDTLAICFSGATTTKCHQLASNLVREVSELRCENKINGERVRLSVSQGFVTYPQDFHGRQLRRSVREQTGLMLEKARRALRDAQEHGPGRIRGFSGILRESGIVLDVLPMNRVLVSLGRSVDAREGQRFLVWAAPGENGFGAAAPLEPGGKEVPPSRFCKAEIQLIEVQGETSVAEIVLLHDPAGCAILPEDQLTILHPGSWQDVFGTVNERRREHRAIRQEDQRQEDQVRGEGPGPVLGLDVKVREQKPREADGEGEPSPEDARAWMPLRTQDFSRHWTDFRQKHARFAVMLAFLEGGSVESEPLDHGDVERKMHQLGAMAAEKLGPDMLLGRFSFSTLACLIPESGARDVEDSAKALVRDAEETLRGSVYVGLAEYPWLNFNKVDTLENCRKALEHALMLPKPNAVVFCSTSLTVSADRAFSSGDIYSAVEEYKLALLAEETNLIARNSLGVCYARLGKYGEASAQFAAILRQAPDDIMATYNQGHTLLKQGEPDQARHFFERCLELDPKHIFSLIRLGQLAEQSDDMEAARDCYARARSLPGGEGLTHRHLARLELREGNLEQAREHLHQALVHNPKDALAMHLLAKMYLEQGEDAEIAETLARQSVALFPEQGAYWDVLAKALESQGRHEEAALARERSG; the protein is encoded by the coding sequence ATGTTCATCAAGACACCAGATACGTCGGAATCAAACATTCGCCTTGAGCGCCAGGATTTGATCTCCCTGGAACCCGAACTGCGCCAAGCCATGGCCGGGTTCCTGTCGTTCTCCTCCTACGGCCTGTACTTTCCGGCCCATCCGCCCCAGGACATGCTCGTCGCCGACGATCAGGGGCAACGCCTCGTTCCCGTCTATCACCCTCAGGAAAAGAAGGCCCTGCTGCCATTGCATCGCCATGGGGAGCTTTTGGGCATTTTCGTGGCTCGTAACGTGCCCGGCCGGGTGACCAAGAACACCCTTCACCTGTGGTCCTGCCTGTGCCATCAGATCATGGACAATCTGCTGCTGCACAAGAAGACCCAGGTGGACCCGCTCACGGGTTTGGCCAACGCGGCTTGTCTGGAACAAAACCTGAACCGGGAGATTCGGCTGGTGCATCGCGGACTGTGGCCGGACACTCCGGGCAGCCTGGAGGACGGGTTTTCCGAGTTCAGTGCCAGCGTGGGGCTGATCTGTCTGGATGTGGACGGGTTTTCCCGGATCAACGAGCGCTGGGGATACCAGTTCGGCGACCTGGTGCTCCAGGATCTGGCGCGGCTCGTCGTCCGCATGGCTCCGGAACAGGCCATCTGCGCGCGGTTGCGCGAGGATACCCTGGCCATCTGTTTTTCCGGAGCCACCACGACGAAGTGCCATCAATTGGCGTCGAACCTGGTCCGGGAAGTCTCGGAACTGCGCTGTGAAAACAAGATCAACGGCGAACGGGTCCGGCTCTCCGTCAGCCAGGGGTTCGTGACCTATCCTCAGGACTTTCATGGTCGGCAACTGCGGCGCTCGGTCCGGGAGCAGACCGGGTTGATGCTGGAAAAGGCCCGGAGGGCCCTGCGCGACGCCCAGGAGCACGGCCCGGGAAGAATTCGGGGCTTTTCCGGCATTCTCCGGGAAAGCGGGATCGTGCTGGACGTTTTGCCCATGAACCGCGTTCTGGTCAGCCTGGGCCGCTCCGTGGACGCCCGGGAAGGGCAGCGCTTTCTCGTCTGGGCTGCGCCCGGGGAGAATGGTTTCGGTGCCGCCGCGCCCTTGGAGCCGGGAGGAAAAGAGGTGCCGCCGTCCCGGTTCTGCAAGGCTGAAATCCAGCTGATCGAGGTCCAGGGGGAGACCTCCGTGGCCGAGATCGTCCTGTTGCACGACCCAGCAGGCTGCGCCATCTTGCCGGAAGACCAGTTGACCATCCTGCACCCGGGAAGCTGGCAGGACGTGTTCGGCACCGTGAACGAGAGGAGGCGGGAACACCGAGCGATTCGTCAGGAAGACCAGCGTCAGGAAGATCAGGTTAGGGGCGAGGGCCCGGGGCCTGTTTTAGGGCTTGACGTCAAGGTGCGCGAACAGAAGCCTCGGGAGGCCGACGGCGAAGGTGAGCCGTCTCCCGAGGACGCGCGGGCTTGGATGCCCTTGCGGACCCAAGACTTCTCGCGGCATTGGACGGACTTTCGTCAGAAGCATGCGCGGTTTGCCGTGATGTTGGCCTTTCTGGAAGGGGGCTCCGTGGAGTCGGAGCCGCTGGACCATGGCGACGTGGAGCGCAAGATGCATCAGCTCGGGGCCATGGCCGCGGAAAAACTGGGGCCGGATATGCTCCTCGGTCGGTTCAGCTTCAGCACCCTGGCCTGCCTGATTCCGGAGTCCGGCGCTCGGGACGTGGAGGATTCGGCAAAGGCCCTGGTCCGGGACGCCGAGGAAACGCTGCGCGGATCGGTTTACGTGGGCTTGGCGGAGTATCCCTGGCTGAACTTCAACAAAGTGGATACGTTGGAGAACTGCCGCAAGGCCCTGGAGCACGCCCTGATGCTGCCTAAGCCCAACGCCGTGGTCTTCTGTTCCACCTCTCTGACGGTTAGCGCGGACCGGGCCTTTTCCAGCGGAGACATCTATTCCGCCGTGGAAGAGTACAAGCTGGCCCTGCTGGCGGAGGAGACCAACCTCATTGCCAGAAACTCCCTGGGAGTTTGCTATGCCCGGCTGGGCAAATACGGCGAGGCGTCGGCTCAGTTCGCGGCCATTCTGCGCCAGGCTCCGGACGACATCATGGCCACCTACAACCAGGGCCATACCCTGCTGAAGCAGGGCGAGCCCGACCAGGCCCGGCACTTTTTCGAGCGCTGCCTGGAACTGGACCCGAAACACATCTTCAGCCTGATCCGCCTGGGGCAACTGGCCGAGCAGAGCGACGACATGGAGGCCGCGCGGGATTGTTACGCCCGGGCCCGCTCGCTCCCGGGCGGCGAAGGGCTGACCCACCGTCACCTGGCCCGGCTGGAATTGCGGGAAGGCAATCTCGAACAGGCACGGGAGCACCTGCATCAAGCCCTGGTACATAACCCCAAGGACGCCCTGGCCATGCACCTGCTGGCCAAGATGTATCTCGAACAGGGCGAGGACGCGGAAATCGCCGAAACCCTGGCCAGGCAAAGCGTGGCCCTGTTTCCGGAACAGGGCGCGTACTGGGACGTGCTGGCCAAGGCCCTGGAAAGCCAGGGGCGCCATGAAGAGGCCGCGTTGGCCCGTGAACGGAGCGGTTAA
- a CDS encoding DUF6868 family protein: protein MHDAFLWNFMLYSLAINYGVLLFWFIAFLFARDSIQRLHGKWFRLQPEQFDAIHYGLMGAYKLGIILFNAVPLLALWLMGRGGS from the coding sequence ATGCACGATGCGTTCCTCTGGAACTTCATGCTGTACTCACTGGCGATCAACTACGGCGTTCTGCTTTTCTGGTTCATCGCTTTTCTGTTTGCGCGGGACTCAATTCAAAGGCTTCATGGCAAGTGGTTTCGGCTTCAGCCGGAGCAGTTTGACGCCATTCACTATGGTCTCATGGGTGCCTACAAGCTCGGAATCATTCTATTCAATGCCGTCCCGCTGCTGGCCCTCTGGCTAATGGGGCGTGGTGGCAGCTAA